One part of the Marinobacter sp. M3C genome encodes these proteins:
- a CDS encoding EAL domain-containing protein, whose protein sequence is MSPAVAAPSGQEDIVDLQLRWHHQFQFAGYYAAVEKGFYKEEGLQVRLHAGDPEHQPVSEVLSGRAQYAEGNSEVLYQRLQGQPLVALAVIFQHSPSVLLTLKSSEISSVHDLIGKNVMLANSDEDADFLTMLLNEGISFSQLNIIPSSYQLDDLISGKVDAFNSYTTNEPYFLKLHNIAYNIIDPGSYRVDFYSDILFTSEAELRDHPKRVEALRRATLKGWRYAMDNPEEIIDLLITKYQVDKTRDHLRFEAAEMRKLIFPDLIEIGHMNPGRWQHMAETFVKAGLVSEYDDLDGFMFDANPSRLPVWVLPVLIAALLLLAAAGSIAYYLHRFNRRMAHAQDTLRESEERFKALSDASYGGIVIHNKGLILECNQGLSDITGFSYQELVGMNGLGLIAPEFLETVLDNIQSGYDRSYEVVGVRKDGSKYPLAIKGKNIVYKDYDARVIEFIDITERKVAEEQLRLAASVFTHAREGIMITDSSGNIVEINDTFSHITGYNRSEVLGKNPRLLKSDRQRKEFYTDMWASLLSKKHWYGELWNRRKNGELFAELMTISAVSDADGQTKNYVALFSDITLMKQHQQQLEHIVHYDTLTNLPNRVLLADRLLHAMSQSERRGQSVAVVYLDLDGFKAVNDAHGHEVGDKLLIMLSQRMNEALREGDTLSRIGGDEFVAVLGDLEMIQHCEPALKRLLLAAASPVTVGRVTLQVSASIGVTLYPQDGADADQLMRHADQAMYIAKQMGKNRYHLFDVHHDESVKTQRESIEHIHRALDDDEFVLYYQPKVNMKTGAVIGAEALIRWQHPERGLVPPGDFLPIIENHPISLDIGAWVIDTALSQMAEWLAMGLNIPVSVNVDALQLQQRGFAAKLSEALARHPEIKPCWLELEILETSALGDMADVSAIMLACREIGVSFALDDFGTGFSSLTYLKRLPADLLKIDLSFVKDMLEDPDDRAIVMGIIGLAAAFDRQVIAEGVETTAHGTQLLAMGCEQAQGYGIARPMPAAEIPAWVAQWKPDAAWNG, encoded by the coding sequence ATGTCTCCTGCCGTTGCAGCACCCTCAGGGCAAGAGGATATTGTTGATCTGCAATTGCGCTGGCATCACCAGTTCCAGTTTGCCGGCTACTATGCTGCCGTTGAAAAAGGTTTCTACAAGGAGGAAGGGTTACAGGTTCGCCTCCATGCCGGAGATCCTGAGCATCAGCCGGTGTCTGAAGTTCTATCCGGGCGTGCCCAATATGCAGAGGGTAATAGTGAAGTCCTTTACCAGCGCCTACAGGGGCAGCCACTCGTCGCTCTTGCCGTGATATTTCAGCACTCTCCCTCTGTTCTACTCACTCTCAAGAGTTCCGAGATCAGTTCTGTGCACGACCTCATCGGCAAAAACGTCATGCTGGCGAACTCAGATGAAGACGCCGATTTTTTGACCATGCTGCTCAACGAAGGTATCTCGTTCTCGCAGCTCAACATCATTCCGAGTAGCTATCAGCTTGATGACCTCATCTCTGGCAAGGTCGATGCGTTCAACTCCTACACCACCAACGAGCCGTACTTTCTAAAACTGCACAACATTGCGTACAACATTATCGATCCGGGTAGTTATCGGGTTGATTTCTACAGTGATATTTTGTTTACGTCCGAGGCTGAACTGCGCGACCATCCAAAACGGGTCGAGGCGCTACGCCGCGCGACGCTGAAGGGCTGGCGTTATGCGATGGACAACCCGGAAGAAATTATCGATCTGTTGATCACTAAGTATCAGGTCGATAAGACCCGCGATCATCTGCGCTTTGAAGCCGCTGAAATGCGCAAGTTGATTTTCCCCGACCTGATCGAAATCGGCCATATGAATCCGGGACGCTGGCAACATATGGCCGAAACCTTCGTTAAAGCCGGGCTAGTCTCGGAATACGACGATCTTGATGGCTTCATGTTCGACGCCAACCCCAGTCGTTTGCCCGTTTGGGTGCTACCGGTACTTATCGCAGCACTTCTATTGCTAGCCGCGGCTGGGTCCATCGCCTATTACCTGCACCGCTTTAATCGCCGCATGGCTCATGCTCAAGACACGCTAAGAGAGAGTGAGGAGCGTTTCAAAGCACTCAGTGACGCCTCTTATGGCGGCATCGTCATTCACAACAAAGGACTGATTCTCGAGTGCAACCAGGGCTTATCCGATATCACTGGTTTCAGCTATCAGGAGCTCGTCGGCATGAACGGTCTCGGGCTCATCGCGCCAGAATTTCTCGAGACCGTACTGGACAATATTCAGAGCGGCTATGACCGGAGTTACGAAGTTGTCGGCGTGCGCAAGGATGGCTCGAAGTACCCCCTGGCCATTAAGGGAAAGAATATCGTGTACAAGGACTACGATGCACGGGTCATCGAGTTTATTGATATCACCGAACGTAAAGTCGCCGAAGAGCAACTCAGACTAGCGGCCAGCGTGTTCACCCATGCACGTGAAGGCATAATGATCACCGACAGCAGCGGTAACATCGTCGAAATCAACGACACCTTCAGCCACATCACGGGCTATAACCGCAGCGAAGTACTCGGCAAAAACCCACGATTACTCAAATCAGATCGCCAGAGAAAAGAGTTTTATACCGACATGTGGGCCTCATTGCTCAGCAAAAAACACTGGTATGGAGAGCTGTGGAATCGGCGTAAAAACGGTGAGTTATTCGCCGAGCTGATGACGATCAGCGCAGTCTCAGATGCCGATGGACAGACCAAGAATTATGTGGCTTTGTTCTCTGATATCACGCTGATGAAGCAGCACCAGCAACAGCTCGAACATATTGTCCATTACGATACTCTCACCAATCTACCCAATCGTGTGCTGCTGGCAGACCGGCTTCTTCACGCCATGAGCCAGAGTGAGCGACGAGGGCAATCGGTGGCCGTCGTTTACCTTGATCTGGACGGCTTTAAAGCCGTCAATGATGCCCATGGACACGAAGTGGGTGATAAATTGTTGATTATGCTTTCACAGCGTATGAATGAGGCTCTACGTGAAGGAGACACGCTGTCACGCATCGGCGGTGATGAGTTTGTCGCTGTGCTGGGTGATTTGGAGATGATTCAACATTGTGAGCCAGCGTTGAAGCGGCTGCTTCTTGCGGCGGCTAGCCCTGTCACCGTAGGGCGCGTAACGTTACAAGTATCCGCCAGTATCGGGGTCACGCTCTACCCACAGGACGGTGCCGATGCCGATCAGCTCATGCGTCATGCCGACCAGGCGATGTATATTGCCAAGCAGATGGGCAAGAACCGTTACCACCTGTTCGACGTCCATCACGACGAATCGGTCAAAACCCAGCGCGAGAGTATCGAACATATCCACCGAGCCCTCGATGACGATGAGTTCGTGTTGTATTACCAGCCCAAAGTGAACATGAAGACCGGTGCGGTGATCGGTGCCGAAGCCTTGATCCGTTGGCAGCATCCTGAACGTGGCTTAGTCCCGCCCGGAGACTTTCTGCCTATCATTGAGAATCACCCAATAAGCCTGGACATAGGGGCATGGGTGATCGATACCGCCTTGTCGCAAATGGCCGAATGGCTCGCTATGGGACTGAATATCCCCGTCAGCGTCAATGTGGATGCCCTTCAGTTACAACAGCGAGGCTTCGCCGCCAAACTGTCAGAGGCACTGGCCAGGCACCCGGAAATAAAACCCTGTTGGTTGGAGCTGGAGATACTGGAAACCAGCGCTCTGGGTGACATGGCCGACGTTTCAGCCATCATGCTCGCCTGCCGCGAAATTGGTGTGAGCTTTGCGCTGGATGACTTCGGTACGGGTTTCTCCTCGCTGACATATCTCAAACGCTTGCCCGCCGATCTGCTGAAGATCGATCTGAGTTTCGTCAAGGACATGCTAGAGGACCCGGATGACCGTGCGATCGTGATGGGTATCATTGGCTTGGCTGCGGCCTTCGATCGTCAGGTCATTGCCGAAGGAGTGGAGACCACGGCCCACGGAACTCAGTTGCTAGCGATGGGCTGCGAGCAAGCTCAGGGTTATGGAATTGCACGGCCGATGCCAGCAGCTGAGATCCCCGCATGGGTAGCTCAGTGGAAGCCAGATGCCGCTTGGAATGGATGA
- a CDS encoding PIN domain-containing protein: MKWAFIDYENVGSLGKVDLSGYERVIVFLGARQPRLDFTDTKYDKPINLVVVQVKDSQANNLDFHLAYYLGKFDAQAESSVAFEVISNDTGFSPLIAHIKTSGRSCKQVKITGAAGEPQKLIKNLSSMQKEKRPQKVASLRNHIAAQLKIQGNDMAIQKELNELVNAKFLKLSDSGVEYLA; this comes from the coding sequence ATGAAATGGGCCTTCATTGACTACGAAAACGTTGGAAGTCTGGGAAAAGTTGACCTCTCCGGCTATGAGCGCGTCATCGTGTTCCTTGGCGCCAGGCAGCCCAGGCTGGACTTCACCGACACAAAGTATGACAAGCCGATCAACCTTGTGGTGGTTCAGGTGAAGGACTCACAGGCCAATAATCTGGATTTCCATCTTGCCTATTACCTTGGCAAATTTGATGCGCAGGCAGAGAGCTCCGTAGCGTTCGAGGTGATCAGCAATGACACCGGTTTTTCGCCTCTGATTGCTCACATCAAGACGAGCGGACGGTCATGTAAACAGGTCAAAATCACCGGCGCTGCGGGCGAGCCTCAGAAACTCATCAAAAATCTGTCATCAATGCAGAAAGAAAAGCGGCCGCAGAAGGTGGCTAGCTTACGAAACCACATTGCCGCGCAGCTCAAGATTCAGGGCAATGACATGGCGATTCAGAAAGAGCTTAACGAGCTTGTGAATGCGAAATTTCTGA